The following proteins come from a genomic window of Runella rosea:
- a CDS encoding Crp/Fnr family transcriptional regulator codes for MTIQPLIDHFETCLPLKESDKNLLESRVNHRSIKRRQFILQEGFPCKHYTFVINGCFRMFGVDAKGTEHNIQFAIENDWIADIGSFHSGKPSKLFIEAIEPSVILQIEQQDLYFLYTNLPKLNRIFKVIIENKYVELQNRVLQNISSTALERYLTFQEQYPTLALRLPNTQIASYLGITPEFLSKIRKDIASESANLKLS; via the coding sequence ATGACGATTCAACCCCTCATTGACCATTTTGAGACTTGTCTTCCTTTGAAAGAGAGCGATAAAAATTTATTGGAAAGCCGAGTCAATCATCGCTCAATCAAGCGACGGCAGTTTATTTTGCAAGAGGGATTCCCCTGTAAACACTATACGTTTGTAATAAATGGTTGTTTCAGAATGTTTGGCGTAGATGCCAAAGGAACCGAACATAACATTCAATTTGCGATTGAAAATGATTGGATTGCCGATATTGGCAGTTTTCATTCAGGAAAGCCGAGCAAGTTATTCATCGAAGCCATCGAGCCCTCTGTCATCCTACAAATCGAACAGCAAGATTTGTATTTTCTCTACACCAATCTACCTAAACTCAATCGAATCTTTAAAGTCATCATTGAAAACAAGTATGTAGAATTGCAAAATCGGGTATTGCAAAATATCAGCTCTACGGCTTTGGAGCGGTATTTGACTTTTCAGGAACAATACCCCACACTAGCTTTACGGCTGCCCAATACCCAAATTGCTTCTTACTTGGGCATTACTCCTGAATTTTTAAGCAAAATTCGGAAAGATATCGCTTCTGAAAGCGCTAACCTTAAACTATCTTAA
- a CDS encoding DinB family protein encodes MKITKIVSTLCFVFGISFLANAQTSVNELVKEWERAKAYTKEYLDAMPESGYALKPTPDIRSFAEQMLHLSDANYGFVSAATGEKSPYGPGELEKSTDKSKANVTKIVLEGYDFVINGLKKMTPAQLNESIKLFGRFDMTKGMAVAKCFEHQTHHRGQCTIYLRLAGVKPPNEKLF; translated from the coding sequence ATGAAAATCACGAAAATTGTTAGCACCCTTTGTTTCGTTTTTGGAATCTCGTTTTTGGCCAATGCCCAAACCTCCGTGAATGAATTGGTGAAAGAGTGGGAACGTGCCAAAGCCTACACCAAAGAATACCTTGATGCCATGCCTGAATCAGGCTATGCCTTGAAGCCCACGCCTGATATTCGTTCGTTTGCTGAGCAAATGCTGCATTTGAGTGACGCCAATTATGGATTTGTCTCGGCAGCAACGGGTGAAAAAAGCCCTTATGGCCCTGGAGAATTAGAAAAAAGCACCGATAAATCGAAAGCCAACGTGACAAAAATCGTCTTGGAGGGCTATGATTTCGTTATCAATGGCCTCAAAAAAATGACTCCCGCGCAATTGAACGAAAGTATCAAGTTGTTTGGAAGATTTGACATGACCAAAGGAATGGCGGTTGCGAAGTGTTTTGAACATCAAACCCACCACCGTGGACAATGTACTATTTATTTGCGCTTGGCTGGCGTAAAACCACCAAATGAGAAATTGTTTTAA
- a CDS encoding alpha/beta fold hydrolase, protein MNSKLISAIYLVFCCSYVYGQQNLRRAFQPPSIVNKIPYGANAKAGHYAKTKDANIYYEVYGKGQPIVLLHGGILGSTIEMAEFIDSLSKNFQVIAVSTRGHGKSEIGSLPITYEQKADDVLSVINVITKEKVVILGFSDGAYTSYKIASMYPERIKKVIAIGAGEQIPGLRKVVFNPKELLNTDKAYWTQQKAIMPEPEKLEDFWAKMEVFYNTMTASKELFGSIKCPVLIMAGELDRNAPLSTVINAYNMLPNSQLCIIPNTGHVVFLENFAAVWESIVPFLKY, encoded by the coding sequence ATGAATTCAAAACTAATTTCTGCAATATATCTTGTATTTTGTTGCTCGTATGTTTACGGGCAACAAAATTTAAGAAGGGCCTTTCAACCGCCATCCATAGTCAATAAAATACCTTATGGGGCTAATGCCAAAGCGGGGCATTATGCAAAGACAAAGGATGCCAACATTTATTATGAAGTATATGGCAAAGGTCAGCCAATTGTCCTTCTACACGGTGGAATATTGGGTTCTACCATCGAAATGGCCGAATTTATTGACAGTCTCTCTAAAAACTTTCAGGTTATTGCAGTTTCTACACGGGGACACGGAAAATCAGAAATAGGTAGTTTACCAATAACTTACGAACAAAAAGCCGATGATGTATTGTCGGTAATCAATGTCATCACCAAAGAAAAAGTCGTTATCTTAGGGTTTAGCGATGGGGCTTATACCAGCTATAAAATAGCAAGTATGTATCCCGAAAGAATAAAGAAAGTGATAGCGATTGGGGCAGGCGAACAAATTCCAGGGTTAAGAAAAGTGGTGTTTAATCCGAAAGAATTATTGAATACAGATAAGGCATATTGGACTCAACAAAAAGCCATAATGCCTGAACCTGAAAAATTAGAAGATTTTTGGGCAAAAATGGAAGTTTTCTACAATACCATGACCGCCAGCAAAGAATTATTTGGTTCAATAAAATGTCCTGTACTTATTATGGCTGGTGAATTAGACCGAAATGCACCGCTTTCAACTGTAATCAACGCTTATAATATGCTACCCAACAGCCAGTTATGTATTATACCCAATACTGGCCACGTTGTGTTTCTTGAGAATTTTGCAGCGGTTTGGGAAAGTATTGTACCTTTTTTAAAATACTGA